GCGACTGGGTGCAGGACGTCCTCAACCCCAAACTGTACAAAGGATGACCAATGACCCATCTTCTTGAAGTGCAGGATCTGGTGGTCAAATTCGGGCTGCGTTCCGGAGACCTCACGGCCCTGAACGGCATCAATTTCACTCTGAATCCCGGCGAGCGCATGGGCCTGGTGGGTGAATCGGGCGCGGGCAAATCCGTGGCCGGATTCTCCATCATCAACCTGATCAGCAAGCCCGGCTTCATCGCCTCCGGCCGCGTCCTCTTTGAAGGCGAGGAGATCAGCTCCTATCCGCTGGAACAGATGCGCGACATTCGCGGCAACCGCATCAGCATGATCTTTCAGGACCCGATGATGACCCTGAACCCCGTGCTGACCATCGGCACCCAGATGGTCGAGACCATCCAGGCCCACAACCAGGTCAGCACCGCCCATGCCCGCGAGATCGCGCTCGAAAAACTCCAGAAGGTCTACATCTCCTCACCCGGCAAGCGCCTCGGCCAATACCCGCACGAACTCTCGGGCGGCATGCGCCAGCGCGTGGTCATCGCCATTTCGCTCTTGACCAACCCGAGCCTGATCATCGCCGACGAGCCCACCACGGCCCTGGACGTGACCATCCAGGCCGAGGTCATGGCCCTGCTCCTTGAACTGTGCAAGCACGAGAACATGGGGCTCATCCTCATCACCCATGATCTGGGCGTGGTCTCGCAGGTCACGGAGAAAATCGCGGTCATGTACGCCGGACGCATCGTGGAGCAGGGGTCGACGGCAAGCATCGTCACAAATCCACGGCACCCGTACACCAAGGGCCTGATCCAGGCGCTGCCCCAGGGCGGAAGCGGACGCGGACGATTGCACCAGATTCCGGGCATGATGCCCAACCTGACCAGCATCCCTCCGGGCTGCGCCTTCCACCCACGCTGCGAACACGCCATGGACATCTGCCGGCGTGAAACACCCCAGCTTTTTGGCGACGCGGAAAATTCGGCCCTTGTGGCCTGTCATCTTTACTCGCAAACCAGGTAGACCATGACAGATAACAAATCCCTCGTGCGCATCAGCAATGTGGTGAAGCACTTCGACATCTCCGGCGGCTTTCTGGACCGGATCAGCTTCTCCGGCGCCATGCCGACCCTGACCACGACCACGGTCAAGGCCTTGAACGATGTCTCCCTCGATATAGTGCAGGGCGAGATCCTCTCCGTTGTCGGCGAATCGGGCTGCGGCAAGTCCACCCTCGGACGCACGGTACTGGGCCTTTATCCGCCTACCAGCGGTGAAATCGCCTTTCGCGGACAGCGCATCGACAATCTCTCGCCACAGGAGATGCTCCCCTACCGCCGCAAGATGCAAATGGTCTTTCAGGACCCCTACGCGTCGCTGAACCCGCGCATGACCGTGCGCCAGATTCTCGAAGAGCCGACCCATTTCCACTTCCCCGACCTTTCGAACTCCGAGGTCCAGGACAAGGTGGCCGAGGTCATGCGTCAGGTGGGAGTCGACCCGGCCTGGGCCGGACGTTTCCCCCATGAATTTTCCGGGGGCCAGCGCCAGCGCATCAGCATCGCACGCGCGCTGATGGTCGACCCGGAGTTCATCGTGGCCGACGAGCCCATCTCCGCCCTGGACGTATCCATCCAGGCGCAGATCCTGAACCTGATCATGGACTGTCAGGAACGCTTCGGCCTGACCTACATGTTCATCACCCACGATCTCTCGGTGGTCGAGCACATCAGCACCCGCGTGGCCGTCATGTATCTTGGCACGCTCTGCGAACTGGCCAGCAAGGAAAACCTCTACGGAGACCCCAGGCACCCCTATTCCCGCGCGCTGCTTTCGGCCATCCCCAAGCTCGGCGGCAAGGGGTTTTCGCACATCCGCCTGAAGGGCGAGGTACCCACGCCCATCCTGCTGCCCACGGGCTGCGTGTTCCACACCCGCTGCCCGTTCGCCGACGAACGCTGCCGCCGTGAAATT
The Deltaproteobacteria bacterium HGW-Deltaproteobacteria-18 genome window above contains:
- a CDS encoding methionine ABC transporter ATP-binding protein, yielding MTHLLEVQDLVVKFGLRSGDLTALNGINFTLNPGERMGLVGESGAGKSVAGFSIINLISKPGFIASGRVLFEGEEISSYPLEQMRDIRGNRISMIFQDPMMTLNPVLTIGTQMVETIQAHNQVSTAHAREIALEKLQKVYISSPGKRLGQYPHELSGGMRQRVVIAISLLTNPSLIIADEPTTALDVTIQAEVMALLLELCKHENMGLILITHDLGVVSQVTEKIAVMYAGRIVEQGSTASIVTNPRHPYTKGLIQALPQGGSGRGRLHQIPGMMPNLTSIPPGCAFHPRCEHAMDICRRETPQLFGDAENSALVACHLYSQTR
- a CDS encoding ABC transporter ATP-binding protein, giving the protein MTDNKSLVRISNVVKHFDISGGFLDRISFSGAMPTLTTTTVKALNDVSLDIVQGEILSVVGESGCGKSTLGRTVLGLYPPTSGEIAFRGQRIDNLSPQEMLPYRRKMQMVFQDPYASLNPRMTVRQILEEPTHFHFPDLSNSEVQDKVAEVMRQVGVDPAWAGRFPHEFSGGQRQRISIARALMVDPEFIVADEPISALDVSIQAQILNLIMDCQERFGLTYMFITHDLSVVEHISTRVAVMYLGTLCELASKENLYGDPRHPYSRALLSAIPKLGGKGFSHIRLKGEVPTPILLPTGCVFHTRCPFADERCRREIPPLLPQPGGSQAACHALEEGRLT